From bacterium, a single genomic window includes:
- the guaB gene encoding IMP dehydrogenase: MSKIIGEGYTFDDVLLVPNKSTVLPKEVDVQTRLTRKITLNIPIVSAAMDTVTESALAIALAREGGIGIIHKNISIEEQAEEVDRVKRSEAGMIMNPITLSPDRKIGEALELMSRYHISGIPIVDGQKLVGILTNRDLRFETDLNKRVSTLMTKEDLVTVPVGVSMEEAEKALQKHRIEKLLVVDKDQRLKGLITVKDIQNRKRFPNASKDKHGRLLVAAAVGVAMDTTNRVSALIDAGVDLLCVDTAHGHSLGVLQTIEQIKKAHPTIELIAGNIATPEAAEDLIAAGADAVKVGIGPGSICTTRIVAGTGVPQLTAIMDCAEVCHRHGVPIIADGGIKQTGDIAKALAAGADTVMLGNMLAGTDESPGETIFYEGRSYKVFRAMGSLGVMRGGRGDRYFQEGERDIKKLVPEGIEGRVPHRGKLSDV; this comes from the coding sequence TGGACGTTCAAACGCGGTTGACACGCAAAATCACGCTGAACATCCCGATCGTCAGCGCGGCGATGGACACGGTGACCGAATCGGCGCTGGCCATCGCACTGGCGCGTGAAGGCGGCATCGGAATCATTCACAAAAACATCTCCATCGAAGAGCAGGCGGAAGAGGTGGATCGGGTCAAGCGGTCCGAAGCCGGCATGATCATGAACCCCATCACCCTGTCCCCGGATCGTAAAATCGGCGAAGCGCTGGAGCTGATGTCCCGCTACCACATCTCCGGCATTCCCATCGTCGACGGCCAAAAGCTGGTCGGCATTCTCACCAACCGCGATCTCCGTTTCGAAACCGATCTGAACAAACGCGTCAGCACGCTGATGACCAAGGAGGACCTGGTCACCGTGCCGGTGGGCGTGTCCATGGAAGAGGCGGAAAAGGCATTGCAAAAACATCGCATCGAAAAACTGCTGGTGGTGGACAAGGATCAGAGGCTCAAAGGACTGATCACGGTCAAGGACATACAGAACCGCAAGCGGTTCCCCAACGCCTCCAAAGACAAACACGGCCGGCTGCTGGTGGCTGCGGCCGTGGGCGTGGCGATGGACACCACCAACCGGGTGTCGGCGCTGATCGACGCCGGCGTGGACCTGCTCTGTGTGGACACGGCTCACGGCCACTCTCTGGGCGTGCTCCAGACCATCGAACAGATTAAAAAAGCCCATCCCACCATCGAGTTGATCGCCGGCAACATCGCCACGCCGGAAGCGGCGGAGGATTTGATCGCCGCCGGAGCGGACGCGGTCAAGGTCGGCATCGGGCCCGGATCCATCTGCACCACGCGCATCGTCGCCGGCACCGGCGTTCCCCAGCTCACCGCCATCATGGATTGCGCCGAGGTCTGCCATCGCCATGGCGTGCCCATCATCGCCGACGGCGGCATCAAGCAGACCGGCGACATCGCCAAAGCGCTGGCTGCCGGCGCGGACACCGTGATGCTCGGCAACATGCTGGCCGGGACCGACGAAAGCCCTGGTGAAACCATCTTTTATGAGGGCCGAAGCTATAAAGTCTTCCGCGCGATGGGCTCCTTGGGCGTCATGCGCGGCGGCCGCGGAGATCGCTATTTTCAGGAAGGAGAACGGGACATCAAGAAACTGGTGCCCGAGGGCATCGAAGGTCGGGTGCCGCATCGGGGGAAATTGTCGGATGT